A region of the Cricetulus griseus strain 17A/GY chromosome 7, alternate assembly CriGri-PICRH-1.0, whole genome shotgun sequence genome:
aggaaaaggaaggaaggaaggaaggaaggaaggaaagaaggaagctgaATCACTGCTACATACAGAATAGGTCCTAACTAGCATCCTCTTCCTCATGAGTGACCTCTCCTCAAAATCCAGGCTACCCTCTTGAGCCCTGTCCAAGAagtttgtttatccattctgATCTGCCTGCCTGGAAGTGGCCTCTGTCTCTTGGCTGGCAGACCCACTCTGCTTGGAACTCCAGCCCTGACTTCCCAGGAAGCCCCATGCTTGGGTAGGGTGCCAGAGCAGTGGCCAGCAGTAGGAAGCAGCTCACCTGCCCGCCACCCTCACCCTTTCCTAATAGGACCCTGTTCCCCCTGAACTGACTGGACTCCTGCAGCAGTCCCAAGACCCTCTGCTCATGATGCTATTTCCTGATAACCCTGAAGAGAAGACCCAGGAGGAGCTGTCTGGCCAGAGCAGGGTTCCTGCATTGACTGTGGTGTCCAAGTTCAAGGTGGGTCTGATAGTGCTGCCCTGAAGTGCTCGGTTCACTCTCATAATTGTTACTGAGCACCCCTCAGGATTGGGGCTGTTTACTAGGGAGCAGTAATGTGTCATGCAGAAGTGGTCCTGGTCCCTTCAAGTTTATCCTCCAGTGTCTTTTACATAGGAAACCAACAAGACACTACGGGATATAAGACTATGACAGGGACTGGGGCTCTCACCTCTGCTAATGGGGAAGTCAGAGAAGAGTAGCACTTTATATGGAGCTGTGACTGCCCTGTTCAAACCCTGTGCTGGGCTGGACCAGACTACCGCTTCCCTTGGTGTTGTCTGCTTCCATTCTGCTGTGTGAAACTTGCATGGGCTGCTCACCTCCCTGGGATCTCTTGACCACTGCCCTCCAACTTGTTCACCCACCCTGCCACTTTTTCTGTCTGTTCCTGTTCTGTCTGTTCCTCAAACCTAGTTTGAGGGTACCCTGGGAAACCCAGGTTTATTGTCTGAGAAGCATGCTACCGCCACAGCATCAAACACTACTGACAAGACCTGCACAGCATGTGTGTCATTAGGCTGGCTGTGATATAAGTAGACTGTGGGTCACACCCCTGTGACACAGGGCACAGGGTAGAACAGCAGGGCTGGTGTGAAGCTGTTCTCCTGTAAGAAAGAAttggggaagagaggaaagggacaagcaGCAGACCAGAGGATCAATCGATGAGAGCCACTGGTCAGAAGTGTCCCTGGATAAAAAGGGTGACAAGTAATGGGTGGTTAAACTGTGCTTTGCACAGGTTCTTTAAGAACTTCCAAacctatgagagtgagaagggaagaaaaggaaggaagcagaggtcatgaggaagcagaaattttgagtcaggtgtagattagaagaaaggacatatgataggtaggattttagttgggggggtggtagaagggagggagaagggaactgggatcgtcatgtaattcaatcttgtttgtaattcaaatatatatatatatatatatatatatatatatatatatatatataataaacctggggaaaaaaaagaacttccaaaccaggtatggtggctcatgtctttaatcccagcacttgggaggcaggtggatctctgagcttgaggcaagcctggtctacaatgcaagttgtaggatagccaggactgttaacacaaagaaaccctatcagGTGGGAAGGGGGATTCCAGTAGTCCCCAGGGCATGCAGGTCCTGATCTCAAGGCTGGGAGGGCCACCAAGGACATAATGTATTCACATTTATGACCCTCAGCTGCCCCAATCTGCCTTACCCCAGATTTCTCTGTCTGCAGGCCTCACTGGAACAGCTCCTGCAGGTCCTACATAGCACAACACCCCACTACATTCGCTGTATCAAGCCCAACAGCCAGAGTAAGCCACAGACCTTCCTCCAGAAAGAGGTAACTAACCCTGAGCAACAGCTGCCTAGCATCAAACCCCATCTGGCCAGGCCTAGAAAACTAAAGGGAGACCATCTCCAGATGGATTGATCACAGACAGTCAGTCTCTCAGGCTGGACATTAAGGGTTGCTTATTTCGCTGCTCTGGCAGGGCAGTCATGTGTAGTTGTATGTCCTGTACACTGCACCAAGGCCTAGCCAAGGTGGCACGTAGGGACTCCAGAACATCTTGCTCCTTGCTCACCTAACCTAACTCTGACAATAGGCTGAATCTGCTCAGGGAAGTGGCTGTTTTGTGATTTGTTCAACATCTGCAGTCCATGCAGTTCGGCTATCTCTGACTATTAATCTCATTTTCTAATTTACATAGAATCACTCCTCAGGGTTTCAGGGTCTGAGCGGGTATAGAGGATGTGTGAGTGCTGAACAGCACTGAGGAATGTCCAACAGTCACCTGGTAAATGTAGCTCTGTAGCCAAGCCGGGgggtggtagcgcacgcctttaatcccagcacttgggaggcagaggcaggtgaatcgctgtgagttggaggccagcctgggctccagaggagtgccaggataggctccaaagctacacagagaaaccctgtctcaaacaaaaacaaaaaacaaaaaacaaaaaaaaagaatcttcacaGTATAACCTTCCTTGCTTGAGCAACCTGGAGAGGTGAGAGACAGCCAGGACCATTGCAGACCTTAGCTATATCAGGAGCCAGGTACCAGACAGGGCATTTGTGGGTCTACCAGGACCTCTTCTAGCAGGGAGTGGCTCCCTTAGTTTCTCATGgacccacagagacagatatCTCCATCAGCCAATCCTGCCTGTCACTGAAGGTCAGGACCAGAGATATGCAAAAGAAATGGCATTACTGGCCTGCAGGTACTTGCTCTGTCTCCCCACCCTTGCAGGTCCTGAGCCAGTTGGAGGCCTGTGGCCTTGTGGAGACCATCCACATCAGTGCTGCTGGCTTTCCCATCCGGTAAGTGAGCCACATTGCTGTGGGACCAAAGCATTTAGAACATGGGCCAGACAGAGGGAGGTAGGAATGAGGAGAATGGCAGGTCTGTGGCGATCCACCTGGAAGGCAAAGGGGTGGCACCTGTGCATCTGTTCAGTCACTCATTGTGGAATCTCTGCCCTTGTAGGGCCTACATTCCTGTGGAAGCTAGAAAATTAGGTGTGAGCCAGACACAGCCACACCTATGACCCCAGCACTTGAaatgctgagacaggaagatcaacaCAAGTCTAAGGcgagcctgggctatgtagtgagtttgacTCCAGACTGTGACACTGtttgaaaaatcaacaaaaggGCTGGGTGGGTGCTAGAGAAATGGATAACTCTGAGGTTAAGAGTACataccactcttccagaggacccatatttggttcccagcatccacaacctaaggcagatcacaactgtctgtaaacccAGCTCCAAGACAACCCAACCCCTCTGCCTTAATGGATGCCTGCAACTacaggcacatatgcacacacgctCACCCACCcactccacacacagacacaattaaATATAATACTCAATCTCCCCCCCCCTTCTTTTAGGAAGGGtctggggctggaaaaatggttcagggttaatagcactggctgctctccagaaGACAGGGGTTCAATgccagctcacagccatctataactccagttccaggggatatgaagccctcccctggcctccacaggtaccaggcatacacatggtacacagacaaacatacaggcaaaacactcatacacataaaatttttttaaatttacaaataaagCAGAGTGTGGTGCCTctcagctctcgggaggcagaggtgggcagatctctgtgagttcaagcccagcctgttatacaaaatgagttccaggacagccagggctacacagagaaatcttgctaGGGGggtgaagagggaagaggagggctaaatatttttaaaaatcaataaacaaaaataagtgcTTGCTGAGGACCAAGTTGGGATGTCCAGCACCCCTGTTAAAAGCTGGGTATagtggagctagagagatggctctactgtttagagcactgactgctcttccagaggagccaggttcaattctcagcacccacatggcagctacaGACATGGAGCTGTCTGTAggtctagttctaggggatctggcaccatcacagacatacatgcaggcaaaacaatgcatataaaataaaaataaaaatcttttttaaaaaaagaaaaagctaggaATGTCAACAggcatgtgtaatcccagcactgggggatgAACACAGGGTTCCCTGGGCTTGCTGCAGCTAGTTTAACcagtcagcaagctccaggttcaatgagagactatctcaaaaactaaggtggagagctaTAGAAGGTTTCCAGTGTTAAAATTAAGGCCTCCacgtgtgcaagcacacacatacttcCACAGAAAAGACACACAAGTACAACTAGTgctaagaaagaaacagaatttatTGCTGCAGGGAAAATCTGTGGTCTGGTTATCAGTGCAGgcccagagaaaaggaaagggccaGGCTGGGAGGGCTTAGAACAGAGAACAACCACAATACTGTCAGGAAGTGAGACACCAAGGGACTGGGCCACAGAGAAGCAGCAACAGGGAATGTAAGAGAACAGGAGCCAGACACAGCTGGCCATGAAAAGCCTTGACCGTTTGCCCTGAGTGCAGTGGAGGCTGCTGGGGTGGGAAGGGAACGGCAGTGTCTCATATTCTCAGAGAATTCTTGTGCTGCTCACTGGAGGTTAGATGCAGGGTTAGGACAGAAGATGATGAGTGATGTTGCAGGTGTCTAGGAGGAGGATTAGCTGTGAAATCTGGGAAGCAATAGAGCAACCTGGGATATATAGTTCATAATATGTAGCTCACAGTGAAGAGAACGGGATGGTTTACAGGGTCAGGTGAGGAACAGTCAGCTTCCAGGCTGTAGAAATGAGTGCTGTCTTCTGGGGCAGATGGTTGAATCAAGACAGTTTACCAAAATGGGCTAGTCTAGGGGAGGCCAGAGTTGGAGTATGAAGGAAAAGGGAAGTGAGAGTCAGGAATTCTGTCAGATTTGAGAGGTTTCTGAGGACAAGCCTCAGAGTTTTAAGAACTGTGCAGGTACATGCTGTCCATCTTCCATGAGTTTGAGCACCCCACTACCAGCAAGGAGATGTACCACACCACATGAAGTCAGAGGACGACTAGGcaagtcaattctctccttccaccatatgggtcttGAGGATTGTCAGACTTCACAACAggcacttttatctgctgagccatcttgccagccataGGCTCAATTTTAAATGGTGTCTGCAAGCTTCCCACTGAGTGGCCTGGGCATCTCTAGAACACACCTCCTCCATTCAGTGGGGATGGTCAGGGAGCCCTGGCTTTGAGCCCCAGGCAGGCACCTgtggcttttggagcctgtcctggaacttgatctgtagaccaggctggcctcgaattcagagatccaccagcctctgcctcccgagtgctggtactgaaagcgtgtgccaccaccacgcAGCTTACAAAGTCATTTTTGCCTGCTTTGGCTTCCAGGGTATCTCACCAGAACTTTGTGGAACGATATAAACTGCTGAGAAGGCTCCGACCTCGCacgtcctctggcctccagggccTGTGTCCTGCCAGAGGGCCCTCTGGTGAGTGGGGTCCATTTTTTGTCGTTTGTTCATCCATAGGTTACTGAGGACTTAGCTGTACCTCCTCTGAGATGAGGATCCAGAGACTAATGGTTGTTGGTACAATGTGGGGAACAAACCCCAGCTGACAACGGTGTAGAAAGGCAGAGAACTAACTCTGACACCAGGAAAAGTGGACATGAGAAAGCATTCTGGAGCAGGTGGTATGTGGGCATAAACTGGATTAGCCAGGTAACAACCACTAAACAGGACAAAGATATCTGAACAAAAGCTTCCAGGCATGAGACAGTAGATGGGCCCTAATCAAGAAACATGGACTTTATTTCCTGAGTAGATGAGGGATTCCTTCAGGGAAGAGAGCCAGTGCTCTATTCACCTCATGCTCTCGTCCACTCTAGGGTCTTGGGGATGAGGCTGTGAAGCCACCCAAGGAGAAGCCAGAGCTGTGGGCAGCTGAGTAACAAGTGGGAAAAACTGGTCAGTGTTGATAGGCGCAGCTCCATACAGATACAGAGGTAGACAAGAACAGAGGGTGAACTCTGCCTGCCAGCAGGCAGAAGGGAAATCTGAGGAATCTGGACCGGCCCTACAAGGCCAGCTTGAGTTCCAGGTCCCAGGAGGCATCAAAGGAGATGTGTGTGTACAAAGCACTCGGGCAAAAGGCTAGCCAGTAGCTGTGACTGAGAGATTGTTGGCACAGTGTGGCTGTCCATAACCAAGAATGTGGGAGTGTTAAAGCTCGGGGACAAGTGGAGGGACAGACACAAGGACTAAGACAAATCTCAGCCCAGCCACAGCTGCTCTTTCTCCTGGGAGTTTAtcactctcctttccctctcctttctttttcctctctccatggcttgccttcctgtctgtcttacCAACAAGCCCCTCTGGGCCCTGATCTCATCTCCTGCATCTGCTTTGATGGCCTCTGTCTCCAGTGAGGCGCTGGGCTGCTAACTGCGGTCAGAGCCCTCAGGTAAATCCTCCCACACAGGAGGAGCTTGGGAGGGTTTTCCCACAGCTGggtatgttctttcttttccGTAAAGGTAAGGAGTAAGAGGTGGAGCTGAGGCAGTGGCCAAGCAGCCTGGGATTCCTTCCAGGCTTCCAGTCTTTCTTGCCCTGCCCATCCACGAGACATGGGGCAGTAGAGGCTTCAGCATACTCCCAAATAGCCAGGATTGTGAGGGACTTAAGGGCTCCCTCTACCCACAAAAGGGTGGGAAAATGACTAGATCCAGAACAGCAGCAAGAAAGAGGCTTAGTGAGCTCTAGGGAGACCAGTCAGTCTCTTCAGGCTACAGAAGCGTGTGACAATGAGCAGGCACTGACGAAGCCTTTCTCCCACCCCCCAGAGCAGCCTCTGTGTGCCAAGGATGCCACGCTGCAACCCCCACTACAGGACATTCTCCATGCTCTGCCAGCTTTAATTCAGACAGCAACCACTCCCAGTGACCCAGCTGAGACCACACAAGTCCCACTGTACTGTGGCAGGACAAAGATTTTCATGACTGACTCCATGGTAAACTGGCTGGGGTGTGAGATTATAGGTACCAGCTGCAAGTGTAGGCCATCcttggggcaggggcaggagaggCCAAGGACATCAATGGATTCCTCTTCTCTCAGCTAGAGCTTCTGGAATGTGGGCGTGCCCAAATGTTGGAGCAGTGTGCCCGCTGCATCCAGTGTGGCTGGAGGCGGCACCAGCTccaaaagcagaagaaacagaggcaggccgCAGTGCTCATTCAGGCAGGTAGGTGGAACCCAGTCACCTATTAGTGAGGCTGATTCCATATGATGGGTGTGACTAACACAGCCCTGACAgactttttgaaaaatgaaaataatttgtctTTTTGCAGTGCCATGAGTTAGACTCAGGGTttcactcatgctaggcaagtgctatacCATGGAGCTATGTGCCCAcataagccacacacacacacacaaaaaaaaattttaaaggctcAGATAACCTAGATCCCTCTTGTTCCTTGGGCACTGCTGAAGACTGAGTGAGATCTGTGGCAGTCTGGGAATTTGCCAGTTAGACTCCCAGGTGGCTCTTCAATGTGTGGCTATCTGCAGGGTTGTGGGCAGTATAACGTAAGATTTATTGTGTGAGtctatgcatgtgtaccatgtgtgtgcaggtatctTTAAGAACAGgacatcagatcttctggaactggagtcaaaagaggttgtgaatcaccatgtgggtgctgggaaccaaatctgggtgcCCAgcaagagcagtgactgctcttcaccactgagccacctgccGAGGAGTGACTtctgtttgttgcttttgttttgttttgttttttgtttttgtttttcaagacagggtttctctgtgtagccctagctgtactggaactagctctgtagacgaggctggcctcgaattcacagagtgctggagttaaaggcatgcaacaccattACCCAGCCCAGGAGTGACTTTTAAGCCCCATTTTGCCTTATGTAATGACGTAGTATACCACTGAAAAAATAGATTTCACACTTTCACATCAGCCCTGGTACTGGCCACATGACTAACATCTCTAATAATGGTTTTGATGTCTTCTGCTGTTTCTTTAGCTATTCGGTCCTGGTTAACTCGGAAACACATCCAAAGGTTACACATAGCTGCCACAGTCATCAAGCGTGCATGGCATAAGTGGAGAGTGAGTATGACTGGAGGCCAGGGTGGACAGTACTTGGAGACTGGGCTTCAGACAGGCCTGAGAGGGAAATGTCTCTGCCATTGTGATGTGGGCGTGCCAGCAGGCCATGCAGCCTCTCTGCCTTGTGTCCCCCTGTATGGTGAGATGGCTACAGACAGCTCCAATACAGGGTGGCTGTGAAAGTAGagtggcagggctggagagatggtgcagcggTTAAGGGTTAagggatctgggttcaattcccagcacttgggaggcaaaggcaggtggatctctgtgagttcgaggccagcgtggtcagagcaagttccaggacaggctccacaagctacagagaaaccttgtctgggggggggggggggagtgctgAAAAGAGCTagtaagatggctcaacaggtaaaggtgcttgctgccacacCTGACCAAATGAATTTGAGTCCAGGGACCCTCGTGGTACGAACaaactctgcctgtctctgcctccctatcactgggattaaaagcatgcaccaccactacctagctatttaatttttttaaagaaggctaAATCTTGACTACCCAATATCAATCCCTAGGATGCCCAAGTTCTCTGACTTTAGTGTGTTCACTATAGCATACCTCCATGTCAAGTAAATGAATGCAAAGGTAAATTCTTTTCGGAAGAAGGCTGGACAAACCTAAAGCTATAAAgcaatgttttctctttaagatCAGAATGGCCTGTCTTGCCGCTAAAGAACTGGATGGTATGGAGGAGAAACCCATGACTCAAACTCCCAGTTCCCTGAGTTCCTCGCTGCCCCCAGCACACACTAACCTACTGGGGGCAATAATCCACCTCTGGCCCCTGGGACTGGTGCTAGCCAACTCAGCTGTGGGTGTGCGGGGCTTTCAGAGGAAACTGGTGGCCTATGCCTGCCTCCGGCTTCCCTCGAGCAGCCCCAGCAACAACATCCAGACAGCACAAGATCAGGCTGGAATCACATCCATAAGAGCACTGCCTCAGGTATGTTCTCGTTCTGTGAGATGGTAGGTAGTCCTTCCCACAGTTCCAAGTTGTTCACTGAGAAAGGCAGTGAGCAAAGCTTGCCCATATGTGGGAGTGAGGGATAGTACAAAACTCCTTAATCCAGCTAAATAAGCCAAAATCTATAGGTGTGGAttactgccattttttttttttttttttgaaaaaaaaaaaacaggactcTTCAGAGTCCTTCAAAAAGTGCTTCTAAGTATTTTGCCTGTGAATGTTTGGCTCTTTCTCTGCAATGTTGTGAACCTTGGTTAGACATGTGTCTACCAGATGGACACAACCAACACCCTAGAGGGTAACTATAAGGAATTAAAGAGTAGGATAGTTAACTCTAGAACATTAGTCCCACTTCTAAGAAATGAGTGGCCATAATTTATCACCTCAAATGACACTGCATTTGGCAGTTTCTTCAAATTTTATCCCTTGGTTACTGGCTGTCACTTTCTCAACTAGAAATAATAACTGTATGGCCTGGTTCTATGTGTTGTGCCACCTGTTTCACTTGAAAGTGGACCCTCGCAGCCTGGTCTCAGCTCAGCCCCTTCCCTGGATAACCTTGGTGATAGCACATCATCTTGGAACCTCTGTAAGAGGGGGTTAATACCCAGCCTGGCACAAGGGACCAGAGGAAAGAAATCAAGTCACTAAGATGCTATATAATCTGTACAAAATCTCCCTGAAATTGACGAGGGATAAACAGAAGTGTTGTGATCTTCCAGCTGTAAGTAGACATGGGATGACAGATAGCACCCTTAAATAGACTCCTTCCCAGTATTTCCTGACATGCTCAATGGATGCAGGGTTTTATTCCTGAGTTTCTCTCTCTGAGATGTCTCTGGGCCCTGCCACTAACAGCATGCACCTCTGTTTCCCTAGGGCTCCATTAAGTTTCACTGCAGAAAGTCTCCACTTCAGTATGCTGACATCTGCCCTGAACCTTCAGCCTCTAGTGTTTCTGGTTTTAATCAGATTCTGCTAGAAAGAAACAGGCCAGTCCAAGTGTGATTCTTCTACCCCCACCTGCCTACGTGATCTTTAGTGCCTTTGTTTCTACAAGGCCATTTCCTGCCAGCTGCCTTGCCAAAGACATCTGATCAACACACAACTGCCAAGCTATTCCCACAGCGACTCTGACTGCACGCGCAAGCAACAGTTCCTGTCTGTGAGCCAGGGCTTGGCGGTCAGAGGAccagccagccaggactatggTTTTAGTACTGGCAGGATCTGGGGGGTGACAGTTAACAAACCAGGATTGGGGCCACAACGTCCCAGCTTACTGTATTCAGGCTCAGCAGATGTGGCTGTCCATCCAGAATGTTGTCACAACAGCAAGATGGACACTAAGAGATAGATACTAAGTCATCCACAAGCACTTTAAAGGGGCCAAATCACCCTACAATTGGCTCTAATTTTGGCTGGGGAAGAACTTACATATAGTTCATTAAGGAACAATACTATTTAATAAACTGATTTATTTAATGTAACCAAGAACAAtatcttaaatttatttagtAACAGTATCAGTTTTTAATTCAAATGGATAAACTTGGTTATTTATGATGTAACTCTAAACTGTActggaaataaatttaaaaccaccatgtaaatataaataaatagctttttttttttttttttggtgagtttTGCTTATGGCTGTGGACCACATGCTTACAGTACCttctgaggccagaaaagggtgtcagatcccctggaactgtaattacaATTGTTggcagtcatgtgggtgctgaagattggtcctttggaagagctgagccatcactccaggtTTCTTCTTCATATAGGCTCTGCACTTTGAGTATCCTCCACTTGTCTGAAGCAAGCTGAGTGATGATGAAGACCTACATGTTGTACAGCAGCCTTGCAAACAACCTCCTCCTAGGAGGAGTAGTGGGCAGCTTGAGCAAAGAGCACATCCAGTTTCAAGAATCCCTTTTCTGGGATGGTTCCACGATTCTTAAACAACAGTCTGCAAACTCCACAAACAAAGGCTCCTGCATGCAGGCTTTCATCAGCTTTGCTTTGTTGTCACCCTGATCAAGGTTAACCATCAGCTGTCTCAGGTGTGGGTTGAGCAGTAAACTTCTTAAAGTTGCAGATTCACCTTAAAAACCAATGCCAGCTTTAAGTTCAAGAGGAACCCAGGGCAGTGGCTGAAAACTAAGTTTCCAGTGTAATCAACTATGAAGGGCTTCTATCTCCTTAACTATTATGCTGTCACCACCCCAAGTCCTAAGGTTGTACAACCAACCAGACATGTAAACCATtcaacaaatgcctttaatcccagcacttgggaggcagagtcagggggatctctgtgagttgaggccagcctggtctacaaagagttccaggacagcctccaaagctacagagaaaccctgtctcaaaaaaacaaacaaacaaaggactaTGGAGAGAAGGATGGGGACTCTCAATGCCTCCTCTAgcctgtgtgcacatacatacacaaatgagATTAGCACCAATAACAGAATTCTTACAAGCACCAAAGAAGCAATGCTACAAAAATGTGCATtgagctggacagatggctcttTAAGAGGACTCATgctcaatcctcagcacccaagGCAGGTGGCCTACAACCACctgtactccagctccaggaggatctgactcctctggcttctgtgcacctgcactcatgtgcacatacccacagacacatgcacataattaaaatgtggTGGACACCATCCTCTCCCTGCTGATTACCCAGTCTATTTTTGACTGGACTGCAAACAGCACATAACACAGGATTGCCCCACAGGCTGCTGTAAGAGGCAAATCACTACCCTCAAATGTGACTATAGTAATAAATCACTAGTAAGTCCAAGCCACCAAGGGAAGCTAGAAAAGTGCCTAATCTGAGCCTGAAGATTGAGAAAGACTTAagtaagcaaagaaaatgaactgcatttttaaagcaaaattatgCCAACCTGCACACACCATagtactagagaggcagaggcaggcagatctgagtttgagaccagcttggtctacatgcaaattccaagccagccagaactacatgatGAGACCATCTCAAATAAATCCCATTTTATGCATCTCAtgtacacatggaggtcagaggtcacactAAGTGTCTTCCTCAACTGAAACTGttctccactccccacccccgacccccagacaaggtctctcactacgTTCCTGGGgctgagagtgctgggattaaaggttcatGCTATCACACTCAGCTTCCACctcatttttttcagacagggtgcCTTACCAATTCACATAGACCAGCTGGTCAACAAGACACTGGGATCCTCCTACcactacctccctagtgctaggactACAGCACCCAGATTGTTCTCTTGTTTTACATACAGAGATGCTGGAGACTAGTCAATACTTGGgacaaaagttgtcctctgacttttatgTATGCCTGCCGAGGAGGGGTAAAGGGGTGCACTGATGGAGTGAAGGCTCAGTAGTTACatacatttgctgctcttgtaggaTCTTCATCCAGTTCCCATGTCCATATttagcaactcacaaccacctataactacagctccaggggctccagcgccctcttctgactCCTACCAACCCCTGTACTCAGGTACAGAGATACatacaatttaaaagtaaatctttaaagacagaaaagggcAAGTGAGGTGGCTTAGCAGGTATAAGCACCAGCTATGcaagcctggtggcctgagtttgagccccagaaacCACAGGCAAAGGAGAGAAATTACTCCAGAAAAGTTGTCCTTGGAATTGCACTCAagcccacacacactcacacacttcaTACAAAAGAGTAGCAACAATTCTGAGTATACATGCAGCatcaggaggtagaaacaggagggtggCACCAAGTCTGAGGCTAGTGTAGTTtatagtgagttcgaggccagccaaggctacacagtctGATGTACTCTGtctcatcaaaaagaaaaaataagggaaATGCAGTGCTGAGCAGAACACTTGCCTCAGACGCCTCCAAAACAATTCAGAGACCCACCCACATTCCACACAAAGGAAATGGTATTGGAACTATCACAAAAtgggaattctgagtgcttgtgacaCAAGAGTTTTGTGACCTCAAATATATGGAgctgttcttggaatgtgctttcaTGCCCCTCCCAGGTGTGGTGGACTGGAGTGACTTCATTTCAGGTACTCATTACAACTGGCTAGTGCTATTTCTTTATATgtctctatggaaaaacatgcttCTGCCTCATGCAGCTTGTCTCTGTGACTGTACGGTTT
Encoded here:
- the Myo19 gene encoding unconventional myosin-XIX isoform X3, which encodes MRGTSTSSTRFAKEPPRMKGSSGTSLRELPSPGYPIQKTTWKVLAGLLHLGNVHFTDSEDEAQPCQLMDGTKVSVRTSASLLHLQEDLLLETMQIRTIKAGKQQQVFRKPCSRAECDTRRDCLAKLIYARLFNWLVSVINSSICADSSSWTAFIGLLDVYGFESFPDNSLEQLCINYANEKLQQHFVAHYLKAQQEEYAVEGLEWSFVNYQDNQTCLDLLEGSPISICSLINEECRLNRPSSAAQLQSRIESALAGKPCLGHNKLSREPSFVVVHFAGPVRYHTEGLVEKNKDPVPPELTGLLQQSQDPLLMMLFPDNPEEKTQEELSGQSRVPALTVVSKFKASLEQLLQVLHSTTPHYIRCIKPNSQSKPQTFLQKEVLSQLEACGLVETIHISAAGFPIRVSHQNFVERYKLLRRLRPRTSSGLQGLCPARGPSEQPLCAKDATLQPPLQDILHALPALIQTATTPSDPAETTQVPLYCGRTKIFMTDSMLELLECGRAQMLEQCARCIQCGWRRHQLQKQKKQRQAAVLIQAAIRSWLTRKHIQRLHIAATVIKRAWHKWRIRMACLAAKELDGMEEKPMTQTPSSLSSSLPPAHTNLLGAIIHLWPLGLVLANSAVGVRGFQRKLVAYACLRLPSSSPSNNIQTAQDQAGITSIRALPQGSIKFHCRKSPLQYADICPEPSASSVSGFNQILLERNRPVQV